DNA sequence from the Maridesulfovibrio frigidus DSM 17176 genome:
GGACCTGACCATTTTGTCGGCAATAGGGTTTGCTGCGTAGTATTTTTTGAAAACTCCCGGTCCTGATCCAAAAACAGGACTTGCTAAGAATCTTTCCCAGCCAACGATAAGATAGGATGCACGTCGCTTGAGTGATCGGTCTTTTTGACCGAATGAAACCAGACTGGCCTGTCTTTCCCAGTATGAGGAGGGGATTACTGATATAGCGCCTACAACAAGAAATCCTGCCAGAGCCAGAATAAGACCAAGATAACGTGCAGACAACAGGCTGGCGTAAGTGAATGCAATCCCAGTTGAAAGTAGGACTAGTAAGAGCATTCCGCCTCGAGAGTATGTTGTCACCAATCCCAGTAGATTCACGCATATAAGTAATAGAGCTAAGAGCCTAATGGACGTGCGCTTGTTCTTTACGAGCATGCGGGCCAGAAAAGGCATAACAAATAGGATCATTAGTGAAAGGGAGTTAGGATCTGTTGTAGCTCCAAGGCCACGTTTAAAGCCGCCTCCACCAACTTTTTCAGCAAACCACGAAATATTGAAGAAAAAACCAAGTGCTGCAAGAAAAGAACCCGTGGAAATACTGGCGATTATCACATTTGGAAGTATGCGCTTAAACCCTTTTCGGGTGACAAGGATCATACCCAGTCCGATAAATAAGTAAGCCACGGCCTGGAGTATAACGGTTTTCATGGCAGCTTTTGGATAGGCTGAATACATAGAAACAACTAAAGATAAGGCGAGGTATGGCATCAGCCAGATCCATAGTTTAGAGCTTAGCCCCAATTTTTCCTGTTTGTCTGTGAGTAGTCTGATGGCAAGAAAAAAGACAATGCAAAAGGCCAAAATCCAATGGAGTCGTAAATACTCCAAGCCACCGATATTGCGGTAAGCTGCAAAAGGCAGAGAAAATATTATAGCCATGTAACCTAGCTCGAGGTTACGTGATACCAGAAAAAAGAATACCAGTCCCAATCCAGGGGCTACTGCCAAGATAGGTTTGTGTGTTGTCAGCAGAAAAAGAGAAAGTCCAATAGTTACTGCCGCAGCAATGACGTATACTGGATTGAATCCCTTGCTATTATTAGTGTCGTTCATAATTGTATAGACGGGTTATGCAATGCTCATTTTCAAATAATATTTGTCTATAATGTACTTCTGTAGGGGACTTTCGCTTTCGTAGATGATTACATATTCATATTGGTATTCACTACGGGGGGGAGTTGCTCTTTTTACTACCACTTGCCCTCTACCGTATGCCCGCTTGTTTTTAGATCTCCCTCCTTTTTTTAAAGAGGTCTCCATACGAATACTGTATATCTGGTCAGTCAATTTCTCATTTGTCCAAAAACGGCAATGAGTCTCGTTAATATCTTTAAGCAAGCCGGGTGCCAAATACCCTGCATATCTGTATGCAGGCGTCTTAGCGTGTTTATCCGTGTTCTCTTCAAAAGGCGCAAAGCAAATTTGAGCTTGCTCAAGTATTACGCGCTGTAGACGCCGTTTCTCAGTATAACGGTTTAGGAGTTTCGTGTTTATAATCCCATCCAGAAAAAGGCGTGCTACTTTTTTTGCCATGTTGCATATAAGAGCCCGTGTTCCGTAGCAGGCTATTTGTATGTCTTTTAAAAGCTGTCCTTCGCGCATGGAAAGGTTGTTATTAATATAAGCGCGGATGTGTTTTGGGGTGCTGTGCGGGGTAAACAGTTGGGTATAGCCCACCAAGCCTGGGTACATCAGGAAACGTCTATCATACCTAGGAATAGTGGCGCACAGCTTCTGATATACTTCCGGGCGAACCGGTCTCGGACCGACAAGAACCATGTCACCAAGCAGGACGTTTATAAACTGTGGAAGTTCATCCAGTCTGGTTTCACGTAGAAAGTTACCCAAGCGTGTATGCATTCCATGTTTTGAGCTGTAGATTTCAGCCCCTATTTTCTCCTGCGCACCTACAGGAAGAGTCCTGAACTTGAATATATAAAACATTGTTTTTTTATAACCAAGCCTTGCTCCACTATAAAAAATAGGGCCTGGGTCATATATCTTAATAAGGATTATTATAATCAAGAATGCTGGAAGTAAAAAAAGCAGGATAACTAAAGCCACAAGCTTGTTAATGACCATTCTGAGAGTGGAATTTTGCTTATTTTCATTCTGTAGAGGATTTTTATTAGTATCCTGAGAATCGCTTTGGCATGTTGTTTTTTGATCACCGGCGGCATTGTTTTGTGCCTCTACTTTTTCAATTAAATTCATGTCTTAGTGGCCTTTTTGTCCGTCGCGTGAGGGTCAAGTACCCATCTAGGGATAGTAAATATAGTTTCCAACCCTGCGTACTTTTCTGAATCTTCGGGAGTTTTGAATGTGTGATCAAAAAATTCTTTAATGAATCCAAGGCTGAGGCCGGTTATAAAACCTGCCAGCAGGGCAATGGGCAACAACATTTTGACATTTGGGAAGACTGCTTTGCCTGTGGTCATGGGGGTGCTTAGCACCGAAACCCGGAATAAAGCTCCAACATCATTGCTTCCGCCTATTCGTGCTTCTTCAAGACGTTTTGCAAATGTCCCATAAGAGTGCTTTAATAAGTCTATTTCTCGTTGGATGCGCTGCTGCTGGATGAGCTGAGTATGCAATTCAACGTTTCGGATTGAAATTTCGTTGAGGCGTTGGTTGATAATGCTGATTCTCTCGATACCACTATCGAGTATGTTACGTTGATTTTCGACGTATTCCTTCATTTCGTTGCGTAATCTACCGTATATATTTTGTATTTGTTCCCGTATAGCTACCGATTTGGGGTGTGTTTTCGTGTATATTCGCAGCAAGTTACCTTCTTCAATTATTAGCTTTTGAAGTTTTTCACTCAACTGGTTGATGCTGATGTTCTCAATAAAAGAGAAAAAGTTCAGGCTCTTAGACCGGAGAGAGTTGTCAAGATGGTCAATGAGTCCTTCGCGTTCAACTATGTCATTTTCAAGCTGACTAAGTTGCTGTTCCATATCCCGCTTACGAGTAAGGTTGTGCTCTATTTCAACATTGGGGTTGGGAGCTCCAGTGCGGCCGACTAGTTCTATTAGTTTTGTTTCGTTACCCTCAAGGTCTTTCTTGAAGCGGTCGACTTGATCGGAAAAGAATTGTTTAACTTTTCCTGGATTGTATATACCCCCACGGTAGCTGACATAGGCGGTTATGATATGATCTAGAGTTATTTTAGCCTTTTCGGCGTCGGTGCCGGATATTGCGACTTCAATAATATTTGAATTTGGAACAACATTTATATCAAGTTTTTTTTGTAGCTGTATAACTTTTTGAGAAATGATATCAGGGTCTAAGTCCTCTTGTGTATAGTACTCGTCATTTGCAACCATAGTACGGATTGTGTTTTCCAATACGTCTGGTGACATCAAAATTTGGACTTCTGAAGCAAGGTCTTCTTTGTTAAGCTCAAAATTTCTTATTTGTGTATCTTCCAAAGCTTCTGGGCTTTTTTCAACTTTTTTACCTTTAACTAGAACCTCAGCAACTGCGGAATATTGTGGAGGCCAGAAAAGACCCACCAGTGCGGCGAAAAGCACAAAGGTAACAGTAGTACTAAGTATCAGATTTTTCTGAACAAAGAATATCGTGACTATTTCACGGAGATGATTTTCAGTTCTTATCATAAATTATACTCATCTAGTTACTAATACCAAAGGTGTCACCACCGAATGAAATTCCCCATCCGCGGAACATTATAATCTGGCTGATAGCTTCTGACATTCTGCTTGCTTCATAAACACCGGATTCAGCAACGTAAACAATATCATCAGGCATGAGATAGAAGAAATCACCCCCTGTCGGTGAAGACATCGCTTTGGCAAGGTTTGCAACAGTAGATTTGAACTGATTGCCCTTGCGACGGAAAACCATAATATCATCTAAACTGGCTTCAGGAGTAGCTCCTTGGGCCAGAGCCAGGGCTTGAAATATTGTGATCGGTTTGTTGATTTTGTATGATCCTGGTTTGAGAACTTGGCCAAGAACATAGACCGTGCTTCCGGCATGGTCCTGCAGAAACAGGTCAACGTGTAGCCCTTTAAGGTATGATTTATAAAAAGTATCCAGCTCTTTTTTTACTTGTTGCATAGATTTGTTGGACACCATCAAATCTCCAAGCATAGGAAAAGTTGCGTATCCGTCCGGGCGAACTGTAACCAGTCGGCTTAAACCTCGGGAAGCAGTGTGTAGATCTTTTTTTAATTCTTTAATGCGTTCGCGGAATTCATCAACTGTCACGTATAATTGTGGATCGCGAAGAAACTTGGAATACTTTTTTTTCAGATTGTCCTGAAGCTGACCTGGGGACTGATTAATTACGCTTACGTCTCCAACGTAGGCAAGGGTGATCTTTCCGTCCGGCCTTACGCGTTGAGTTTCGTTCAGGTCAGGAAGCTGAACAAATTTAATTGTGAGCGTGTCATTGGCTGTAATTATATACTTCTCAACTTCATGCAGAGTCTTGATTTGGAAAAGAACATCAAGGACATCTCCTGGAGTGAGTGAGTAGCTAGGGAAAAGGCCGCTTGTAGGCGGGTATATCCCTTTATCAGCACTAAAGGTGGTAGTGCCAATATCAGTTTCCTGCCCTGGTACTAGAGCCGAGCGGGGAGAACAAGCTGACAACAGTGCTATGAGCAAGGTTGTTAGAAGCAAGTAGGAAATGATATTTATTTTTTTATGTAAATTAACCATAATGACGTTATATTTTCCCGTACAAGAAGCGGGGAATGTAAAAATTTCTTTTGTTGAGTACTACACCCAGTACATTGCCTTTTATGCGCTGGATCTTTTCTATGCTGTTCTGCACGAGTTCCCATTTAGTGTGCTCAGCTTCAACAGCAATTAACACTCCGTCAAAACATGCTGAGATCAAGGCCGTGTGAGGAGTTCCCCACATGGATGAACCGTCAAAAATTATATATTTATAAGAATTTTGAAGTTCGGAAAGAATATTTTTAAGGACCTCGGGGTTATCCAATTTTCCGGAATTTCCATTACTGGTGCCATATGGAATAAAAGATAGTCGTGGGTAAGCTGTTTCAATAATAGTATCTTGAATTTCAATTCCGCCATTAAGGACATTAAAAAGACCTGGTCCCATGGGGGTGCCAAGGAGGCTATGAAGCTCTGGATTCCCGACAGATCCATCAATCAGAAGGACAGTGTTAGCGCTGCCTTTCATCAGGGAGTAAGCTAGGCTCAGGGCTGTTATCGTTTTACCATCTCTTCTTGATGCACTTGTTATATAGATAGATTTAACATCACTGTTTAAGGCAACGAGGTTTTCTTCCGCCAGAATGGATTGGTTCATGTTGTTTTGCAGA
Encoded proteins:
- a CDS encoding GumC family protein, with protein sequence MIRTENHLREIVTIFFVQKNLILSTTVTFVLFAALVGLFWPPQYSAVAEVLVKGKKVEKSPEALEDTQIRNFELNKEDLASEVQILMSPDVLENTIRTMVANDEYYTQEDLDPDIISQKVIQLQKKLDINVVPNSNIIEVAISGTDAEKAKITLDHIITAYVSYRGGIYNPGKVKQFFSDQVDRFKKDLEGNETKLIELVGRTGAPNPNVEIEHNLTRKRDMEQQLSQLENDIVEREGLIDHLDNSLRSKSLNFFSFIENISINQLSEKLQKLIIEEGNLLRIYTKTHPKSVAIREQIQNIYGRLRNEMKEYVENQRNILDSGIERISIINQRLNEISIRNVELHTQLIQQQRIQREIDLLKHSYGTFAKRLEEARIGGSNDVGALFRVSVLSTPMTTGKAVFPNVKMLLPIALLAGFITGLSLGFIKEFFDHTFKTPEDSEKYAGLETIFTIPRWVLDPHATDKKATKT
- a CDS encoding O-antigen ligase family protein; its protein translation is MNDTNNSKGFNPVYVIAAAVTIGLSLFLLTTHKPILAVAPGLGLVFFFLVSRNLELGYMAIIFSLPFAAYRNIGGLEYLRLHWILAFCIVFFLAIRLLTDKQEKLGLSSKLWIWLMPYLALSLVVSMYSAYPKAAMKTVILQAVAYLFIGLGMILVTRKGFKRILPNVIIASISTGSFLAALGFFFNISWFAEKVGGGGFKRGLGATTDPNSLSLMILFVMPFLARMLVKNKRTSIRLLALLLICVNLLGLVTTYSRGGMLLLVLLSTGIAFTYASLLSARYLGLILALAGFLVVGAISVIPSSYWERQASLVSFGQKDRSLKRRASYLIVGWERFLASPVFGSGPGVFKKYYAANPIADKMVRSGHDRERPAHNTYLEVLVGGGLMSLSLFLGALIQGLRNYNRAIRNFIANKNNDMAMITKTYRLSYLVLLFFLLLFSDLFQKYLLVTLAMSQVALNLSLENHEGVK
- a CDS encoding polysaccharide biosynthesis/export family protein — protein: MVNLHKKINIISYLLLTTLLIALLSACSPRSALVPGQETDIGTTTFSADKGIYPPTSGLFPSYSLTPGDVLDVLFQIKTLHEVEKYIITANDTLTIKFVQLPDLNETQRVRPDGKITLAYVGDVSVINQSPGQLQDNLKKKYSKFLRDPQLYVTVDEFRERIKELKKDLHTASRGLSRLVTVRPDGYATFPMLGDLMVSNKSMQQVKKELDTFYKSYLKGLHVDLFLQDHAGSTVYVLGQVLKPGSYKINKPITIFQALALAQGATPEASLDDIMVFRRKGNQFKSTVANLAKAMSSPTGGDFFYLMPDDIVYVAESGVYEASRMSEAISQIIMFRGWGISFGGDTFGISN
- a CDS encoding sugar transferase, which translates into the protein MNLIEKVEAQNNAAGDQKTTCQSDSQDTNKNPLQNENKQNSTLRMVINKLVALVILLFLLPAFLIIIILIKIYDPGPIFYSGARLGYKKTMFYIFKFRTLPVGAQEKIGAEIYSSKHGMHTRLGNFLRETRLDELPQFINVLLGDMVLVGPRPVRPEVYQKLCATIPRYDRRFLMYPGLVGYTQLFTPHSTPKHIRAYINNNLSMREGQLLKDIQIACYGTRALICNMAKKVARLFLDGIINTKLLNRYTEKRRLQRVILEQAQICFAPFEENTDKHAKTPAYRYAGYLAPGLLKDINETHCRFWTNEKLTDQIYSIRMETSLKKGGRSKNKRAYGRGQVVVKRATPPRSEYQYEYVIIYESESPLQKYIIDKYYLKMSIA